The following are encoded in a window of Amaranthus tricolor cultivar Red isolate AtriRed21 chromosome 2, ASM2621246v1, whole genome shotgun sequence genomic DNA:
- the LOC130805721 gene encoding uncharacterized protein LOC130805721: MVNQNEHEYDSSEPPWHLNGELICKQRMNLSWSLTPFCLDLFIVFERLLVQEFDSVDELHALANKIARGIGKSLLYTIIELNLTDKGKGIERDPIKIEEDKKYHELLKTLLVAEQNNELLLKDHNRRPVGTMPFNETNMIERNVRHRGRGNYFIRGRGRGKYHEKSGMNTFEQGNFYGRSRGRGHGLSRGRGRSHSRNTKAHVIHWGRTCRTAKHLVDLYQASKKNKGKGAEANFVNEASTSGPTLDVSDFFTEDVNLHKLDPQEEDNYIF; the protein is encoded by the exons agtgaaCCCCCATGGCACCTAAATGGAGAATTGATATGCAAACAAAGGATGAATTTGAGTTGGAGTTTGactcccttttgtttagatctctttattgtatttgagagactattagttca ggaatttgattctgtagatgaatTACATGCTTTGGCCAATAAGATAGCAAGaggaattg gaaaaagtttattatACACAATAATTGAACTTAATCTCACCGACAAAGGAAAGGGTATTGAAAGAGATCCTataaaaattgaggaagataag AAATATCATGAATTGCTAAAAACACTTCTTGTTGCGGAGCAAAATAATGAACTATTATTGAAAGATCACAACAGGAGACCTGTTGGGACTATGCCCTTTAATGAGACAAATATGATTGAGAGGAATGTGCGCCATCGAGGTCGTGGAAACTATTTTATAAGAGGCAGAGGTCGTGGAAAATATCACGAAAAGAGCGGCATGAATACTTTCGAACAAGGAAATTTCTATGGCCGTAGTCGTGGTCGTGGTCATGGACTTAGTCGTGGCCGTGGACGTAGCCac tccAGAAATACAAAAGCACATGTAATACATTGGGGGCGAACTTGTCGTACCGCCAAACATTTAGTGGATTTATATCAAGCTTCcaagaaaaacaaaggaaaaggggcagaagcaaattttgtaaatgaagcAAGTACATCTGGGCCCACCTTAGATGTCTCCGATTTCTTTACTGAGGATGTGAACCTCCACAAACTTGATCCCcaagaagaagataattacaTCTTTTGA
- the LOC130805168 gene encoding uncharacterized protein LOC130805168: protein MPKKLGVNSKAEEAKARKAAAEAEKKDRESKQKEDKYWREAEGPKSKAAKKREEDEQKRAEAAAKKAEARRLAELEEKELEKSLIKPDKKANRVAGAVVPKVTEAELRRRKEKEEEELKKKAEETKKKQSRMAEEQEYEKLVLVENKNRDDDLIEAHSVEEALAQMSVGESLPVDKHPEKRLKASFKAFEEAELPRLKAEKPGLTHTQYKEMIWKLWKKSPDNPLNRVAEA, encoded by the exons ATGCCGAAGAAATTGGGAGTGAATAGCAAAGCTGAGGAAGCCAAAGCTAGGAAAGCAGCTGCAGAAGCCGAGAAAAAGGACAGGGAATCCAAACAAAAGGAAGACAAATACTGGCGGGAAGCCGAAGGACCCAAATCAAAAGCCGCCAAAAAACGTGAAGAAGATGAACAAAAACGTGCCGAAGCCGCCGCTAAAAAAGCTGAGGCGCGCCGATTAGCCGAGTTAGAGGAGAAGGAACTTGAAAAGTCACTCATTAAACCCGACAAGAAAGCGAACCGGGTGGCGGGTGCAGTGGTACCAAAAGTAACTGAAGCGGAGCTCAGAAGAAGGAAGGAGAAAGAAGAGGAGGAGTTGAAGAAAAAGGCGGAGGAGACGAAGAAGAAACAAAGTAGAATGGCTGAGGAACAAGAGTACGAGAAGCTTGTTTTGGTTGAGAATAAGAATAGAGATGATGATTTGATTGAAGCTCATAGTGTTGAAGAAGCTCTTGCACAAATGTCTGTTGGGGAGAGTTTGCCTGTTGATAAACATCCCGAGAAAAGATTAAAGGCATCTTTTAAG GCTTTTGAAGAAGCCGAATTACCAAGGCTGAAGGCTGAGAAACCGGGTCTGACTCACACCCAATATAAGGAAATGATATGGAAATTGTGGAAGAAATCTCCAGACAACCCTCTTAACAGA